Proteins from one Xanthocytophaga agilis genomic window:
- a CDS encoding phosphoribosyltransferase, translating to MSFNLPYACLANYSPRGSSELSVKSRDVCARVKKGSEKTISSAFVYFDAATMTIFSPFLNADTLLIPVPRSSLLQPDSVWPGLIISNLLVASGHGSQVSTCLQRTRAVPKSSGSYSAESRPSIETQLESLHVEPEMITHRQITLIDDVLTLGRTSIACALKLREAYPQVEIKLFVLLQTKSRISEITQFIEPYVGEITYNPNTGKASRSG from the coding sequence TTGTCTTTTAATCTACCCTATGCCTGTCTGGCAAATTACTCACCAAGAGGTAGCAGTGAACTTTCGGTAAAGTCCAGAGACGTATGTGCAAGAGTTAAGAAAGGGTCTGAGAAGACGATTAGCAGTGCTTTTGTGTACTTTGATGCTGCTACCATGACAATCTTTAGCCCTTTTCTGAATGCAGATACGTTGCTTATTCCTGTGCCGAGGAGTTCTTTATTACAACCTGATTCAGTGTGGCCAGGCTTAATTATCTCAAATCTGTTAGTAGCTTCTGGACATGGTAGTCAGGTATCTACCTGTCTACAAAGAACCAGAGCTGTGCCTAAATCTTCCGGAAGCTACAGCGCCGAGTCAAGGCCATCCATTGAAACGCAATTGGAGAGCTTACATGTTGAACCGGAAATGATAACGCACAGGCAAATTACTTTGATAGATGATGTGTTAACGCTTGGTAGAACCTCAATCGCTTGTGCATTAAAACTTAGAGAGGCCTATCCACAGGTAGAAATAAAGCTTTTTGTATTGCTACAGACAAAGAGCCGTATCTCTGAAATTACTCAATTTATTGAGCCCTATGTGGGTGAAATAACCTATAACCCCAATACAGGCAAAGCATCACGCTCTGGATAA
- a CDS encoding DNA-processing protein DprA, translated as MTLQINIKETLGELTTSEAKNAPDILFCEGDINLLLEGIRVSVVGSRNVSPSGIIRAQSLTRALVKHGITVVSGLAEGVDTIAHRTAIENGGKTIAVLGTPLSQVYPKSNTALLESIKTNHLAISQFPENYPFQKKNFPVRNRTMALISDATIIIEAKENSGTRHQGWEALRLGRIVYLLENVVQDKANTWAQEMLNYGAQILTRENLEDYLYAIPSLTGRKEVVF; from the coding sequence ATGACTTTACAAATCAATATAAAGGAAACGCTTGGAGAATTGACAACTTCGGAGGCAAAAAATGCACCGGACATATTATTTTGTGAAGGAGATATCAACCTCCTTTTGGAAGGAATCAGAGTTTCTGTTGTAGGATCAAGAAATGTTTCCCCTTCAGGTATAATAAGAGCACAATCTTTAACCAGGGCTTTGGTAAAACATGGAATCACTGTAGTGAGTGGCCTTGCCGAAGGAGTGGATACCATTGCTCATAGGACAGCAATCGAGAATGGAGGCAAAACCATAGCTGTCCTGGGAACACCCTTAAGTCAGGTATACCCAAAGTCAAATACGGCCTTGTTGGAAAGTATTAAAACCAATCATCTGGCTATTTCCCAATTTCCTGAAAACTACCCCTTTCAAAAAAAGAACTTTCCTGTTCGCAATCGAACAATGGCTTTAATCAGTGATGCAACCATCATTATTGAAGCAAAAGAAAACAGTGGGACAAGACATCAGGGTTGGGAAGCGTTGAGGTTAGGGCGCATAGTGTATTTACTAGAAAATGTTGTCCAGGATAAGGCCAATACCTGGGCACAGGAAATGTTAAATTATGGTGCTCAGATTCTGACAAGAGAAAATCTGGAAGATTATCTGTATGCCATACCCAGTTTAACAGGAAGGAAAGAAGTTGTCTTTTAA
- a CDS encoding peptidase domain-containing ABC transporter, giving the protein MRAIQIKQHDLTDCGAACLASVAAYYKLHLPLARIRQYAGTDKKGTNLSGLMEAATKLGFQAKGVKGSFESLTQIPLPCIAHVVLKPNTSAEKEQLVSHHYVVIYHVSKNYIRVMDPIDGRLHRKSHEDFRKEWTGVLLLLLPDEGRFKQGNEKISFFRRFWTLLTPHKTVMLQALAGAITYTVLGLSTSVYIQKITDSVLVEGNKNLLNLLSVAMIVILAFQLLISWFKSMFMLKTGQQIDARLILGYYKHLMRLPQTFFDTMQVGEIISRVNDAVKIRAFINDVALNLVVNLFIVFFSFALMFTYYWKLAFILTAIIPLYGVVYFIANQINKRLQRQWMESSANLEIQLVESLNAAATIKRFGLEEHANLKTEIRFVQLLRNVFHSGKNTLFISTAGEFLSRLFTIILLWTGSYFVIDGELTPGELLSFYTLVGYFTLPATNLLAANKSIQEAVIATDRLFEIMDLEREENENKVDLTPELIGDIQFKNVSFRYGTRQKVFDKLSFTIPKGSIVAIIGESGSGKSTLLSLLQNLYPLSEGNITLGQYDIRYVSTKSLRHMVSVVPQQIDLFSTSILENIAVGDHTPNMQKVLSLSAQLGISEFIEKLPGGFNALLGENGINLSGGERQRLAIARALYRNPEILILDEATSSLDSISEQYVQTTIENLRKEGKTVLIIAHRLSTIKNADKIIALENGQVMAEGTHEQLLEQDTIYSKLWRVQFGM; this is encoded by the coding sequence ATGAGAGCCATACAAATCAAACAACACGATCTTACAGATTGCGGAGCTGCCTGTCTGGCGTCCGTTGCAGCATACTACAAATTGCATTTACCCCTTGCCCGAATCCGTCAGTATGCAGGCACAGATAAGAAAGGAACCAACCTGTCAGGTCTGATGGAGGCTGCCACCAAGCTGGGTTTTCAGGCCAAAGGGGTAAAGGGCAGCTTTGAAAGTCTTACTCAGATACCACTTCCCTGTATTGCTCATGTTGTACTAAAACCAAACACCTCGGCAGAAAAAGAGCAGCTAGTTTCCCATCACTATGTAGTGATTTACCATGTAAGTAAAAACTACATCAGGGTAATGGACCCTATTGATGGAAGACTACATAGAAAATCACATGAAGACTTTAGAAAAGAGTGGACCGGAGTTCTTCTACTTTTATTACCTGACGAAGGAAGATTCAAGCAGGGCAATGAGAAGATTTCGTTCTTTCGACGGTTCTGGACTTTGCTTACTCCTCATAAAACTGTCATGCTCCAGGCACTAGCAGGGGCTATCACTTATACAGTCCTTGGGCTCTCCACCTCGGTTTACATTCAGAAAATAACAGATTCAGTGCTGGTGGAAGGCAATAAAAACCTATTGAACCTGCTAAGTGTGGCAATGATTGTTATTCTGGCTTTTCAGCTTCTGATCAGTTGGTTCAAAAGTATGTTTATGCTCAAAACGGGTCAACAGATTGATGCCCGCCTGATCCTTGGTTACTACAAACATCTGATGAGGCTGCCCCAGACATTTTTTGATACCATGCAGGTAGGTGAAATCATTTCACGGGTCAATGATGCGGTGAAGATACGTGCCTTTATCAATGATGTTGCCTTGAATCTGGTAGTGAATCTGTTCATCGTATTTTTTTCCTTTGCACTAATGTTCACCTATTACTGGAAGCTGGCTTTTATCCTGACGGCAATCATTCCCCTCTATGGGGTTGTCTATTTTATTGCAAACCAAATCAATAAACGGTTGCAGCGGCAATGGATGGAAAGTTCAGCCAATCTGGAAATTCAGCTGGTAGAGTCTTTGAATGCGGCAGCAACCATCAAACGATTCGGGCTGGAAGAGCATGCCAATCTGAAAACAGAAATCCGTTTTGTTCAACTGCTCAGAAATGTTTTCCATTCCGGAAAAAATACATTATTTATTTCAACAGCCGGAGAGTTTCTGTCCCGTTTGTTTACGATTATTCTGCTTTGGACAGGAAGTTACTTTGTGATCGATGGAGAGTTAACACCTGGAGAATTGCTATCATTTTATACCCTGGTTGGGTATTTTACCCTTCCAGCTACCAATTTACTTGCCGCCAACAAGTCTATCCAAGAGGCTGTAATAGCCACAGATCGGCTGTTTGAAATCATGGATCTGGAACGGGAGGAAAATGAGAATAAGGTTGATCTGACACCAGAACTAATAGGAGATATACAATTTAAAAATGTTTCATTTCGGTATGGAACCCGTCAGAAGGTATTTGATAAACTTAGTTTTACCATTCCCAAAGGCAGTATTGTTGCAATTATTGGCGAGAGTGGTTCCGGCAAATCAACCCTTTTATCCTTACTCCAAAACCTGTATCCCCTCAGTGAAGGAAACATTACCCTTGGCCAGTATGATATCCGCTATGTTTCCACCAAAAGCTTGCGCCACATGGTAAGCGTTGTTCCTCAGCAGATTGATCTGTTTAGTACAAGCATACTGGAAAACATTGCTGTTGGAGATCATACACCCAATATGCAGAAAGTGCTCTCCCTTTCGGCACAGTTGGGGATAAGCGAATTCATTGAAAAACTCCCGGGCGGATTTAATGCACTCTTAGGAGAAAATGGCATAAATCTTTCCGGTGGGGAGCGTCAACGGCTGGCTATTGCGCGGGCATTGTATCGCAATCCGGAAATTTTAATTCTGGATGAAGCCACTTCTTCGCTCGATAGTATCTCAGAGCAATATGTCCAAACTACTATTGAGAATTTACGTAAAGAGGGTAAAACTGTTTTAATCATTGCGCACAGACTTTCCACTATCAAAAATGCAGATAAGATCATTGCACTGGAAAATGGACAGGTAATGGCAGAAGGTACCCATGAACAGCTACTTGAACAGGATACTATCTATAGCAAATTATGGCGAGTACAATTTGGCATGTAA
- a CDS encoding HlyD family secretion protein, giving the protein MSELRLVPTEIITNTTEAYLPTVSVKSQIIYLSVLTLILLSIIVLPFVKVDVSVKSAGTIRTAAEKNELKAIVSGIVAEVYVKENQSVKQGQVLFSLTSKIADSKLALSKSSLLEKKQFITDLKHLISTPRTQLLQRIKTLSPVYTQQYNQFRLQTLEKQHILSKTRKELERHQLLYTQKVIAQVELEEKQFVYTQALNEYNTLIETQLSLWQGQLNAYQLEIDALEAQRQQLFAEKELYTIKSPIAGTVQQLSGKYVGSFIEEGEMLGIISPDSNLIAECYLPPEDIGLVKEGMKVNLQIDAFNYNDWGLISGKIIDIGNDFTLINNKPVFKVKCKLDKQTLSLKNGYMAYLKKGMTLHARFVVTQRSLFQLLYDTTDDWLNPLIIK; this is encoded by the coding sequence ATGAGTGAGCTTAGATTAGTCCCCACAGAAATTATTACCAACACAACAGAAGCGTATTTGCCTACTGTTTCTGTGAAAAGCCAGATCATTTATCTATCTGTGTTAACCCTGATTCTGCTTTCCATTATAGTACTCCCTTTTGTCAAGGTCGATGTTTCTGTAAAGAGTGCAGGTACCATCCGGACAGCAGCAGAGAAGAATGAACTCAAAGCAATAGTCTCTGGAATTGTAGCCGAGGTTTATGTAAAAGAAAATCAGTCTGTAAAACAAGGACAGGTATTGTTTAGCCTTACCAGTAAAATTGCCGATAGTAAGCTAGCACTGAGCAAGTCCAGCCTTTTAGAAAAAAAACAGTTTATAACCGATCTGAAGCATCTTATCAGTACCCCTCGCACACAATTACTACAACGGATAAAAACACTCTCTCCTGTTTATACCCAGCAATACAACCAGTTCAGATTACAAACCCTTGAAAAGCAGCATATTCTCTCCAAAACCAGAAAAGAACTGGAACGCCACCAGTTACTTTATACCCAAAAAGTGATAGCTCAGGTTGAACTCGAAGAGAAACAATTTGTCTATACCCAAGCCCTCAATGAGTATAATACGCTCATTGAGACGCAACTTTCACTCTGGCAGGGACAACTTAATGCTTATCAGCTGGAAATAGATGCATTAGAGGCGCAGAGACAGCAACTCTTTGCTGAAAAAGAATTATATACCATCAAATCACCAATTGCAGGCACAGTACAGCAGCTAAGTGGTAAATATGTTGGCAGTTTTATTGAGGAGGGGGAAATGCTGGGAATTATCTCGCCGGATTCCAACCTGATCGCAGAGTGTTATCTTCCTCCTGAAGATATTGGACTCGTGAAAGAAGGGATGAAAGTCAATCTTCAAATAGATGCCTTTAATTACAATGACTGGGGACTGATTTCGGGGAAGATCATTGACATTGGGAATGACTTTACCCTGATCAACAACAAACCTGTTTTTAAAGTGAAGTGCAAATTGGATAAGCAAACACTTTCTCTCAAAAACGGATATATGGCGTATTTAAAGAAAGGAATGACACTACATGCCCGTTTTGTGGTTACCCAACGCAGTTTATTTCAATTATTGTATGATACAACTGATGATTGGTTAAATCCACTTATTATAAAGTGA
- a CDS encoding lantibiotic dehydratase — MDLVSSDFFVLRTPIFPYKLLDKLKLNDIRQDSRFLDALYSASSKLPLEELNNGKLDEKKKRRLIITIGKYLLRAHTRSTPFGLFATISLGHIGDSTSLKLQGINSVQTKTRLDSEFITYLSEDLLKEPTVRQQIRYWLNSSVVKVSSVYQYIEYRIENGIKRFFLSEIEAIEALDYIVTILNQQPGFHYRDLLKKICKQLNTSTQEEEASEFIDSLIASKFLLSELELFPFPVQGQDKAEQLVQILKTENNRWSPILENLLEVANRADQNRIGDKRKFYFEINKQIEKAELLTVKTINDFYQVDSFRPLKGHLTSKIAQELKDTIEFLSYLPRPVNKQFEKFKEVFANLYEEAEVPLLQVLNTETGLGYPINSHQIESSFIEGLFETDNDRRTDWHSWNNHLLNLYTKAIQKGQLEINLTNKDIESIEKQKNIAASLFSVITILASTQEDIDSGNYQLLHHLTTGPSSSRWLGRFCHLDENLTILLREALEKEQEFYPDCVLAEIAHISQPRSGNVIYRPPLRPYYIPLLSPSLECDSEPITLDDIYISCIANELILRSKRLNKRILPRLSSAHDAQKYSLPLYKLLVDIQDQEMGTLSFTWGPMAKDQPFLPRVTFGKTILSPSIWQLTNDQQIHLSTLEENSFIEEFTKISWELNLPEIVLIGEGDNRLPISIASIAKDAVTRAILMQWIQTTKDRILLEDLSINSKWVSSPEGKHSHEIIIPFYNRAPEPKRLLKLDMNAVISQKRRFGFGSEWIYFKIYAGIQATEKILLNVLPKWIQSIEQRGLIQKWFFVRYQDDKGHHLRIRFFGTDNFYLTVSQELHTLLNPFLESNQIQNIVIDTYQREIERYGAELIEVTETLFYYDSRTVMNLLGNIDEDSKENSRILIAFLLVDSFMSAFGLSLLEKYQMMNWQQSTLKKIFKIHKSTQLKKLSDKYQKSKSLLFFLEKPINSESNDISQIRKIIDIHWSKCINVITILSKDNDQAAPIKSRLAAYLHMSLNRLFTTNSNHHELVIYYCLCKHYESKIKQIKN, encoded by the coding sequence ATGGATTTAGTTTCTTCAGATTTCTTTGTTCTTAGAACCCCCATCTTTCCTTATAAGCTACTTGATAAATTAAAGCTAAATGACATAAGACAGGATTCACGTTTTCTTGATGCACTTTATAGTGCTTCTTCAAAGCTTCCACTTGAAGAACTTAATAATGGCAAACTTGATGAGAAGAAGAAAAGAAGATTGATTATAACAATAGGTAAATATTTACTACGGGCTCATACTCGTTCTACCCCTTTTGGACTATTTGCTACTATATCTTTAGGCCATATCGGTGATTCTACTTCATTAAAGTTGCAAGGAATTAATTCTGTTCAAACCAAAACCCGATTAGATAGTGAATTTATTACCTATTTATCAGAAGATTTACTAAAAGAGCCTACTGTCAGACAGCAAATACGTTATTGGTTAAATTCTTCTGTTGTGAAAGTTTCGTCAGTCTATCAGTATATAGAATACCGCATAGAAAATGGCATTAAAAGGTTTTTTCTTTCAGAAATTGAAGCAATAGAAGCATTAGACTACATTGTAACTATTCTTAACCAACAACCTGGATTCCACTATAGAGATTTGTTAAAAAAGATATGCAAACAATTAAATACCTCAACACAGGAGGAGGAAGCTTCTGAATTTATTGATAGCTTAATTGCAAGTAAATTCTTACTATCTGAACTGGAATTATTTCCTTTTCCAGTACAAGGCCAAGATAAGGCGGAACAACTAGTCCAAATTTTAAAAACAGAAAATAATCGGTGGAGCCCAATCTTAGAAAATCTTTTAGAGGTGGCCAATCGGGCAGATCAGAATCGCATAGGGGATAAAAGAAAATTCTATTTTGAAATAAACAAGCAAATAGAAAAGGCAGAATTACTTACAGTAAAGACAATAAATGATTTTTACCAGGTTGATAGCTTTCGACCTTTAAAAGGTCATCTTACAAGCAAAATCGCTCAAGAATTAAAGGATACTATTGAGTTTCTTTCTTATCTACCCAGACCTGTAAATAAGCAGTTTGAGAAATTTAAAGAAGTTTTTGCAAACTTGTATGAGGAGGCAGAGGTACCGTTGCTTCAAGTGTTGAACACAGAAACAGGATTGGGATATCCAATCAACTCACATCAAATCGAAAGCTCATTTATTGAAGGGTTGTTTGAAACAGACAATGATAGAAGAACAGATTGGCATTCATGGAACAATCATCTTTTAAACTTATATACCAAAGCTATTCAGAAAGGACAACTTGAAATAAACCTTACTAATAAAGATATTGAGTCGATTGAGAAACAAAAAAATATTGCTGCTTCCTTATTTTCGGTAATAACAATTCTTGCAAGTACCCAAGAAGACATAGACAGTGGCAACTATCAACTCTTACATCACCTAACAACAGGTCCATCCTCTAGTCGTTGGCTTGGTCGATTTTGCCATCTTGATGAAAATCTTACTATACTTCTTAGGGAAGCACTTGAAAAGGAACAAGAATTCTATCCAGATTGTGTGTTAGCCGAAATTGCCCATATTTCACAACCACGTAGTGGAAATGTCATTTATCGTCCCCCTTTACGTCCATATTATATACCATTACTTTCTCCTTCATTAGAATGTGACTCGGAACCCATCACGTTGGATGATATTTATATAAGCTGTATTGCAAATGAATTAATTCTACGAAGCAAACGATTAAACAAAAGAATCCTTCCACGATTAAGTTCCGCTCATGATGCACAAAAATACTCTCTCCCATTATATAAATTACTTGTAGATATTCAAGATCAGGAAATGGGAACACTTAGTTTTACATGGGGTCCTATGGCAAAAGACCAACCTTTTCTTCCTAGAGTAACTTTTGGAAAGACTATTCTCTCCCCATCTATATGGCAATTAACCAATGACCAACAGATACATTTAAGTACGTTAGAGGAAAACAGTTTTATAGAAGAATTTACTAAAATAAGTTGGGAACTTAACCTTCCTGAAATAGTACTTATTGGTGAAGGAGATAACAGACTCCCCATTAGCATTGCCAGCATTGCTAAGGATGCTGTTACCAGAGCAATTTTGATGCAGTGGATTCAAACAACGAAAGACAGAATTTTACTAGAAGACTTGTCAATAAATTCTAAATGGGTTTCTTCACCAGAAGGGAAACATTCCCATGAGATAATCATTCCATTTTATAATAGGGCTCCAGAACCTAAACGGCTTCTCAAACTTGACATGAATGCAGTCATATCTCAAAAACGTCGTTTTGGTTTCGGATCGGAATGGATATATTTTAAAATATATGCAGGAATACAGGCAACAGAGAAGATATTACTTAATGTATTACCCAAATGGATCCAATCTATTGAGCAAAGAGGATTGATACAGAAATGGTTTTTTGTTAGATATCAGGATGATAAGGGACACCATCTCAGGATCCGCTTTTTTGGAACCGACAACTTTTATTTAACAGTAAGTCAGGAATTACATACTCTTCTTAATCCTTTCCTAGAAAGCAATCAAATTCAGAACATTGTAATAGATACTTATCAGCGTGAAATTGAAAGGTATGGTGCAGAGCTGATCGAAGTCACAGAAACTTTGTTTTATTATGATAGTAGAACAGTAATGAATCTACTTGGTAACATTGATGAGGATTCCAAAGAAAATAGCCGAATCTTAATTGCATTTTTGCTTGTGGATAGCTTCATGAGTGCGTTTGGGTTAAGCCTTCTAGAAAAGTATCAGATGATGAATTGGCAACAATCTACATTGAAGAAAATATTTAAAATTCACAAGTCCACTCAACTCAAAAAACTTAGTGATAAATACCAAAAGTCTAAATCTCTTCTCTTTTTTCTAGAAAAGCCAATAAATAGTGAGTCAAATGATATAAGTCAGATTCGAAAAATTATAGATATACATTGGTCAAAGTGTATAAATGTAATAACAATACTTAGTAAGGACAATGACCAAGCTGCTCCGATCAAAAGCAGGTTAGCCGCATATTTACATATGAGCCTTAATAGATTATTCACCACTAATTCGAATCATCATGAATTAGTAATTTATTATTGCCTATGCAAACACTATGAGTCAAAAATTAAGCAAATCAAGAACTAA
- a CDS encoding S41 family peptidase, whose amino-acid sequence MSFFKDGHFLISLNRKNASQVLNFAPNQSIEISEKNESTRNDPIEGKWNNTSGAYQISISREKGSKDSFIGLILFADTAFWKPGQIKVKLTRRSPSIYEGILYSRDHLPRKIKYHFAQNQLVSLQGSEISFNWQKQSDQEKPFKEEPIISFKSLSADWNLLDINSFGLVEPIDSVFSRYKNQLFSVKNLIIDLRQNGGGGIATFPKLLTLVSDGEVVMKGAGTLATLTNVNAYSKIIDILKTYPDVTPYEINLVTKLISDMKSHPDQLYWQTDSIAAIPKSRFPQRVFVLIDKGTASAAEMFAELAQQSSKVITCGQPSAGAIDNLDAVSVNLPCPIYQIMYPITRNGNYKNVDSTLDPVKIIPFLKIPEQTQDWIQYIIKKAGTLR is encoded by the coding sequence GTGTCTTTTTTTAAAGATGGACATTTTCTTATTTCGTTGAATCGCAAAAATGCTTCTCAGGTTCTAAATTTTGCACCAAATCAGAGTATTGAAATATCTGAAAAAAATGAGAGTACAAGGAATGACCCGATTGAAGGCAAATGGAATAATACTTCTGGGGCTTATCAGATATCTATATCTCGGGAAAAAGGGTCTAAAGATTCCTTTATTGGTTTGATACTTTTTGCTGACACAGCCTTCTGGAAACCTGGACAGATCAAAGTGAAGCTTACTCGCAGAAGCCCTTCAATCTATGAAGGTATATTGTATTCGAGAGACCATTTACCCAGAAAAATCAAATATCATTTTGCTCAAAATCAACTTGTGAGCCTTCAAGGTTCCGAGATTTCATTTAACTGGCAAAAGCAATCCGATCAAGAAAAGCCTTTTAAAGAAGAACCTATTATTTCATTTAAGTCTCTTTCTGCTGACTGGAATTTGTTAGATATTAACTCGTTTGGCTTGGTTGAACCAATTGATTCTGTCTTCTCTCGATATAAAAATCAATTGTTTTCAGTGAAGAATTTAATTATCGATTTGCGACAAAATGGAGGTGGTGGGATCGCCACTTTTCCAAAGCTTCTTACTCTGGTTTCAGATGGTGAAGTAGTAATGAAAGGCGCGGGCACTCTTGCTACTTTAACTAATGTTAACGCATATTCAAAAATTATAGATATACTGAAAACATACCCAGATGTAACACCCTATGAGATCAATCTGGTTACAAAGCTAATTTCTGATATGAAATCTCATCCCGATCAGCTTTACTGGCAAACAGATAGTATTGCTGCTATTCCAAAAAGTCGATTCCCTCAACGGGTTTTTGTCTTAATTGACAAAGGAACAGCTAGTGCAGCAGAGATGTTTGCTGAACTGGCGCAACAGAGTAGTAAAGTAATCACCTGTGGGCAACCTTCTGCTGGTGCTATTGATAATTTAGATGCGGTATCAGTTAATTTACCCTGTCCTATCTATCAGATTATGTATCCAATTACCCGGAATGGCAATTATAAGAATGTAGATTCTACTCTTGATCCTGTAAAGATCATTCCCTTTCTTAAGATTCCTGAGCAAACGCAGGACTGGATTCAGTATATCATAAAAAAAGCAGGCACTCTAAGATAG
- a CDS encoding sensor histidine kinase, whose product MDFILDYVLPIHNSEIPPPEWKLSWIFNFIITGHVWHTIQYSIFGFLYAYAKFINKNRTEQLIKTEREKYVLETSFLRSQFHPHFVFNVINSMYNLARKKTDTLPVVIQKFADLMRHSYEYREATIPIEQEIQHITNYLSIVQFQYNHTLQYDISFAGDKQLKVIPSVLITYVENAVKHGYLLDQNNPLTVAITAESNRLQISISNPVKSSPITSTVEKVSTGIGLKNAQRRLEIHYGNRQTLKTTNQNNYYKVDIHINNPALIDSLIQD is encoded by the coding sequence ATGGATTTTATACTCGATTATGTTCTACCAATCCATAACTCTGAAATTCCTCCTCCAGAATGGAAATTATCCTGGATTTTTAACTTCATAATAACTGGACATGTCTGGCATACAATTCAATATTCCATCTTTGGTTTTTTATATGCATATGCAAAATTCATCAATAAAAATAGAACAGAGCAACTTATAAAAACAGAGCGGGAAAAATATGTATTGGAAACATCCTTTCTGCGTTCTCAATTCCATCCTCACTTCGTATTCAATGTGATCAATAGCATGTATAATCTGGCAAGAAAAAAAACAGACACACTACCAGTAGTCATTCAAAAATTTGCAGATTTGATGCGACATTCCTATGAATACAGAGAAGCTACAATCCCAATAGAGCAGGAGATTCAACATATAACAAACTATCTTTCTATTGTCCAGTTTCAATATAATCATACCCTTCAATATGATATCTCATTCGCAGGAGACAAACAACTCAAAGTTATTCCTTCCGTTCTGATAACCTATGTGGAAAATGCGGTAAAACACGGATACCTGTTAGATCAAAATAACCCTTTAACTGTTGCTATTACTGCGGAAAGTAATCGCTTACAGATCAGTATTTCTAATCCGGTCAAATCCAGTCCAATCACTTCTACAGTTGAAAAAGTTTCTACAGGTATTGGCCTAAAAAATGCGCAAAGACGTTTAGAAATCCACTATGGTAACAGACAAACGCTAAAAACAACCAATCAGAACAATTACTATAAGGTAGATATTCATATCAATAATCCAGCACTGATAGATTCACTTATCCAGGATTAG
- a CDS encoding response regulator transcription factor — translation MQPSRQKIKCVIVDDTPIQLEILTEDLQKIPQIEILLATTDPVEAYSFLMDNQVDVAFLDIHMPVLTGMDIIEQFGNTINFIVITAYDDYGLKTHKYHGSIDFLLKPVSMDSLLNAVTKLSKRLEEQNALKNATRPWDHKLEETYKNFRSLYSLTDREEQITKLLTDGLSNKQIADKIFLAESTVAKHIQNIYKKSSVKSKFELIHKISQLNS, via the coding sequence ATGCAACCCTCAAGGCAAAAAATCAAATGTGTTATAGTAGATGATACTCCCATTCAGTTGGAAATCTTAACAGAAGACCTTCAAAAGATACCCCAGATTGAAATCCTTTTAGCCACTACAGATCCTGTAGAAGCCTATAGCTTCTTGATGGATAATCAGGTAGATGTTGCCTTTTTAGATATACATATGCCAGTGCTGACAGGAATGGATATTATTGAACAATTTGGCAACACCATTAACTTTATTGTCATCACTGCCTATGATGATTATGGGCTGAAAACTCATAAGTATCATGGTTCTATCGATTTTTTGTTAAAGCCTGTGAGCATGGACAGTTTACTGAATGCTGTAACAAAACTGTCCAAACGGCTTGAGGAGCAAAACGCCTTAAAAAATGCAACAAGACCCTGGGATCATAAACTAGAGGAAACGTATAAGAATTTTAGAAGTCTGTATAGCTTAACAGATCGGGAAGAACAGATCACCAAACTTTTAACAGACGGATTATCGAACAAACAGATTGCAGATAAAATTTTTCTGGCAGAAAGCACAGTGGCTAAACACATTCAGAATATTTACAAGAAATCCTCTGTCAAATCCAAGTTCGAATTGATCCACAAAATCAGTCAGTTAAACTCCTGA